The region GGCTCGATGAGGCATGTCTGACCGGAGACCGGCGTCGCCTCGATCGTCCTCCCGCAACGGCCATCCGAAACTTTCTTCCCCTGCGGACGCAACCCCACTCGACAGGCCGAGTGGGGACCCCGGCGTGCCGCATTCCTCGCGCAGCAACAAAGTTCCTCCCGGCCGCCCTCCATTTCATTGCGGCCCGGCAAGCCACCCCACGGCGCGATGCGCAATGGGGACCCCGGGGGTGCGGTCCGATCGTCCCCGGTCCTTTCGACAGCCATCGAGGCCGCGAAGGGCGCGGCCCGAAACCAACGAAAGGAACACCACAATGGCAACGATCGGCACCTTCACCTCCACCGAAACCGGCTTCAACGGCTCGATCCGCACGCTTGCCCTCAACGTCAAGGCCCGCATCGCCCGCATCGAAAACCCCTCCGACAAGGGACCGCACTACCGCATCTACGCCGGCAACGTCGAGCTCGGTGCGGCCTGGCAGAAGCGCTCCGAGCAGGACCGCGACTACCTCTCGGTCAAGCTGGACGACCCGAGCTTCCCCGCTCCGATCTACGCAACCCTCACCGAAGTCGAAGGCGAGGACGGCTACCAGCTGATCTGGTCCCGCCCCAACCGGGACTGAGATCCGGACGAGGCCCCGCTCGCCAAGGCGGGGCCAAGCGGCCGAATAGAGAAGCCGGGAGCGGGCATCGAGCCCGCTTCCGGCTTTCCTGGTGCCATGCGGAACCGGAAATGTCTGCTCATAGCGCTCCAGTATGCCGTGCCGGCATGGCGGCCTCAAGGACGAGCGGTCAACCCCCAATTTTGCCTCCGCTTCGGTTCCCGCCGCTCCAACAAAATCGGCTCCCCCACTCGCCGCCGCTGGCGGTCGCGTTCGCGATCCCTGACCCCGCCATCCCGTCCCGCCCCGCGTCGTCGTCTTTCACGAACTCAAGGAGATGAGACGATGACGATCGAACAGCACATCGAGGAACTGCGTGCCGAACTGAGGAACGCATGGGGCGCGGCCGAGCGGCGTCAAATCGAGGCGGAGCTCCAACTCGCCGAGGCCGATCTGGCCGTCATGCTTGCCGAACAGGAGGGCGCCGTCGAAGCCGAGCCGCCATTCTGAGCGGCTCGTTCCTCCTGTTATTTGAGCCGGTCCGCCGGCTCGACCGGCCTCCCGGCTGTCAGGGATTTCACCCCTCAACGCTCCCCCCGGCTCCCGCCGGAGACGGTCGCGTCCCCTACGGGTCCGCGGGTCTCTTCTCTCTATGACCTCCCATTCTACTCCAGCAAATCCGGCGTCAAGGACGGCGCGGTCTCCCCCAATTTTTCCGCCGCCAGGCTCTGGAAAAATCGGTTCCCCCGCTTGCGAGCCGCGTCCCGCGGTCCTTGACCCCTCTTTGCTACAGAGTGGCCGATCTCCGTCATCAACGAAGGAGATCACATCATGACAACCGATCAGAACATCATGCTCTACGCCAAGCTTTCAGGCTTCCGTCTCGTCGTCCTCGCAAACCGCATCGGTTGCGACAGCGAATTCTCGCGAGCGCTCCACGATCGCCTGATCAAAGGACTGGAGGCAGCAATTGGCTGCGTGCGGATCATCATGGCGCTGGAGCGGAGCGTTCTCACCGGAGGCGAGGAGTTCGCCGACTATCAGTTGGAGGGGGAGGCCGAGATATTCGGGCGCTTTACTATCAACTTGCTGGACGATCTCGAATTCGATTTCGACACGCATGAATATCGCATCAACGGCGGCGATTGGGCCATCGCTTTGACGGCGGACTATACCGGCGTTGATATCGACTATCCGGAGCTGATCGCGCTCACTGACGACGAACTCGGCT is a window of Agrobacterium cucumeris DNA encoding:
- a CDS encoding DUF736 domain-containing protein, which gives rise to MATIGTFTSTETGFNGSIRTLALNVKARIARIENPSDKGPHYRIYAGNVELGAAWQKRSEQDRDYLSVKLDDPSFPAPIYATLTEVEGEDGYQLIWSRPNRD